From the genome of Streptomyces sp. NBC_01260, one region includes:
- the pheS gene encoding phenylalanine--tRNA ligase subunit alpha — protein MSAPNKSYDPVEVEALKPEEIERIRDEAFAAFAAAGDLDALAQAKTAHTGGTSPLSLANREIGALPPQAKAEAGKRVGQARAAVGRALAARQAELEAERDARVLVEEAVDVTLPYDRTPAGARHPLTTIMERVADVFVAMGYEVAEGPEAEAEWFNFDALNFVPDHPARQMQDTFFVEGADGAKNDESGVVLRTHTSPVQARTLLDREPPVYVVCPGRVYRTDELDATHTPVFHQIELLAVDEGLTMADLKGTLDHMVQALFGPDMKTRLRPNFFPFTEPSAEMDMVCYVCRGESVGNPDRPCRTCGSEGWIELGGCGMVNPKVLIACGVDPEKYSGFAFGFGIERMLMFRHNVEDMRDMVEGDVRFTRPFGMEI, from the coding sequence ATGTCGGCACCGAACAAGTCGTACGACCCAGTCGAGGTCGAGGCACTGAAACCGGAAGAGATCGAGCGCATCCGGGACGAGGCGTTCGCCGCCTTCGCCGCCGCGGGCGACCTCGACGCGCTCGCCCAGGCGAAGACCGCGCACACCGGAGGTACCTCGCCCCTGTCGCTCGCCAACCGCGAGATCGGCGCGCTGCCGCCGCAGGCCAAGGCCGAGGCGGGCAAGCGTGTGGGCCAGGCCCGCGCCGCCGTGGGCAGGGCGCTCGCCGCCCGCCAGGCGGAGCTGGAGGCCGAGCGGGACGCCCGGGTCCTGGTCGAGGAGGCGGTGGACGTCACGCTGCCGTACGACCGCACCCCGGCCGGCGCCCGCCACCCGCTGACGACGATCATGGAGCGCGTCGCCGACGTCTTCGTGGCCATGGGCTACGAGGTGGCCGAGGGCCCCGAGGCCGAGGCCGAGTGGTTCAACTTCGACGCCCTGAACTTCGTGCCCGACCATCCGGCCCGGCAGATGCAGGACACCTTCTTCGTCGAGGGCGCCGACGGCGCGAAGAACGACGAGTCCGGTGTCGTCCTGCGCACCCACACCTCGCCGGTCCAGGCCCGCACGCTGCTCGACCGCGAGCCCCCCGTCTACGTGGTCTGCCCCGGCCGGGTCTACCGGACCGACGAGCTGGACGCGACGCACACCCCGGTCTTCCACCAGATCGAGCTGCTCGCCGTCGACGAGGGCCTCACCATGGCCGACCTGAAGGGCACCCTCGACCACATGGTCCAGGCGCTCTTCGGCCCGGACATGAAGACCCGGCTGCGGCCGAACTTCTTCCCGTTCACCGAGCCGTCCGCCGAGATGGACATGGTCTGCTACGTCTGCCGCGGCGAGTCCGTCGGCAACCCGGACCGCCCCTGCCGCACCTGCGGCAGCGAGGGCTGGATCGAGCTCGGCGGCTGCGGCATGGTCAACCCCAAGGTGCTCATCGCCTGCGGCGTCGACCCCGAGAAGTACAGCGGATTCGCCTTCGGGTTCGGCATCGAGCGGATGCTGATGTTCCGCCACAACGTAGAAGACATGCGAGACATGGTCGAGGGTGACGTCCGGTTCACCCGGCCCTTCGGGATGGAGATCTGA